One window of the Delphinus delphis chromosome 20, mDelDel1.2, whole genome shotgun sequence genome contains the following:
- the LOC132417016 gene encoding ferritin light chain-like, giving the protein MSSQIRQNYSTEVEAAVNRLVNMHLRASYTYLSLGFSFHREDLTLEGVGHFFCKLAEEKLEGAERLLKMQNQHGGCALFQDVQKLSQGKTQDAVEAAVFTEKNLNQALVDLHVLGSTHADPHLCDFLESHFLDEQVKFIQKMGDHLIDLRKLAGPQAGLGEHFFERLTLKHD; this is encoded by the exons ATGAGCTCCCAGATTCGTCAGAATTATTCCACCGAGGTGGAGGCCGCCGTCAACCGCCTGGTCAACATGCATCTGCGGGCCTCCTACACCTACCTCTCTCTG GGCTTCTCTTTCCACCGGGAGGATTTGACTCTGGAGGGCGTGGGCCACTTTTTCTGCAAATTGGCCGAGGAGAAGCTCGAGGGCGCCGAGCGtctcttgaaaatgcaaaaccaGCATGGCGGCTGCGCCCTCTTCCAGGACGTGCAGAAGCTGTCCCAA GGTAAAACCCAGGACGCTGTGGAAGCCGCTGTGTTCACGGAGAAGAACCTGAACCAGGCCCTTGTGGATCTGCATGTCCTGGGTTCTACCCATGCAGACCCCCACCTCTGCGACTTCCTGGAGAGCCACTTCCTAGATGAGCAGGTGAAATTCATCCAGAAGATGGGCGATCACCTGATCGACCTCCGCAAGCTGGCtggtccccaggctgggctgggtgagCATTTCTTTGAAAGGCTCACCCTCAAGCACGACTAG